The following coding sequences lie in one Takifugu flavidus isolate HTHZ2018 chromosome 4, ASM371156v2, whole genome shotgun sequence genomic window:
- the kbtbd8 gene encoding kelch repeat and BTB domain-containing protein 8: MAASGEVGKLLQVQNGTPPSTNFNGVDAVHACNMLQQLKALYDEAQLTDIVVEVDHGKTFSCHRNVLAAISPYFRSMFTSGLTESSQREVRIVGVESESMQLVLDYAYTSRVTLSESNVQALFTAASIFQIPALQDQCAQFMISRLDPQNCIGVFMFADAYGHQELKERSQDYIRKKFLCVSWEQEFLQMTEEQLVSILNNDDLNVEKEEHVYESIVRWAEHDLPGREAHLAEVFSQCIRLPLLDEAFLSGIPAPFACALSLSKDPSEAKARLTGTNGCSQRLGMTASEMIICFDAAHKHSGKKQTVPCLDAATGRVFKLCKPPNDLREVGILVSSENDIYIGGGYRPSNSEVSIDHRAESDFWQYEHAGNRWLPRAPLLRARIGCRLVHCCAKLYALGGRVYEGDGRNALKSVECYDARDNCWTAVSPMPVAMEFHSALEYRDRIYVLQGEYFFCFDPRKDYWSHLAPMSVPRSQGLAALYKNCIYYIAGICRNHQRTFTVEVYDIERNTWSRKRDLPFDQATSPYIKAMLLQGKLHLFVRATQVMVEEHVFRTSRKNSLYQYDDEVDAWAKVYETPDRLWDLGRHFECVVAKLYPQCLQKVL, encoded by the exons AGGTAGGGAAGCTGTTACAAGTACAAAATGGGACGCCTCCAAGCACCAACTTCAACGGGGTAGATGCTGTCCATGCCTGTaacatgctgcagcagctgaaagcCTTGTACGACGAAGCACAGCTCACCGACATCGTCGTAGAAGTGGATCACGGCAAGACCTTTTCATGTCACCGAAATGTCCTGGCAGCAATCAGCCCGTATTTTAG GTCCATGTTCACCAGCGGCCTTACAGAAAGCAGCCAGCGCGAGGTCAGAATCGTCGGGGTGGAGTCTGAATCCATGCAGCTGGTCTTGGACTACGCCTACACCTCCAGAGTCACGCTTTCTGAGTCCAACGTCCAGGCCCTGTTCACGGCAGCCAGCATTTTCCAGATCCCCGCCTTGCAGGACCAGTGTGCCCAGTTCATGATCAGCCGACTCGACCCCCAGAACTGTATCGGGGTCTTTATGTTTGCTGATGCTTACGGCCaccaggagctgaaggaacgCTCGCAGGACTACATCCGTAAGAAG ttcctgtgtgtgtcctgggagCAGGAGTTCCTCCAGATGACCGAGGAGCAGCTCGTCAGCATCTTGAACAACGACGACCTCAACGTTGAGAAGGAAGAGCACGTGTACGAAAGCATCGTCCGCTGGGCCGAGCACGACCTGCCCGGGCGCGAGGCCCACCTCGCTGAGGTTTTTTCCCAGTGCATCCGTCTGCCCTTGCTGGATGAGGCCTTCCTCAGTGGGATTCCCGCCCCGTTCGCCTGCGCCCTGTCCCTGTCCAAGGACCCCAGCGAGGCCAAAGCCCGCCTCACCGGCACCAACGGGTGTTCGCAGCGCCTGGGCATGACCGCGTCTGAGATGATCATCTGCTTTGATGCCGCTCACAAACACTCAGGGAAGAAGCAGACGGTGCCTTGCCTGGACGCGGCCACGGGGAGGGTGTTCAAGCTGTGCAAACCGCCCAACGACCTGCGCGAGGTCGGCATTCTGGTCTCCTCGGAGAACGACATCTACATCGGCGGAGGGTACAGGCCCAGCAACAGCGAGGTGTCGATCGACCACCGGGCGGAGAGCGACTTCTGGCAGTATGAGCACGCGGGCAACCGCTGGCTCCCCCGCGCCCCCCTGCTGCGGGCGCGCATAGGCTGCAGGCTCGTGCACTGCTGCGCGAAGCTTTACGCGCTGGGAGGGCGGGTGTACGAGGGCGACGGTCGGAACGCGCTGAAGTCGGTGGAGTGCTACGATGCCCGGGACAACTGTTGGACAGCAGTGAGTCCCATGCCGGtggccatggagttccacagcGCCCTGGAGTACAGAGACCGCATTTACGTCCTTCAGG GCGAGTACTTCTTCTGCTTTGACCCACGAAAGGACTACTGGAGTCACCTGGCGCCCATGAGCGTCCCTCGGAGCCAGGGTCTGGCCGCCCTGTACAAGAACTGCATCTACTACATCGCCGGCATCTGCAGGAACCACCAGCGCACGTTCACCGTGGAGGTCTACGACATCGAGAGGAACACGTGGAGCCGAAAGAGAGACCTGCCCTTCGACCAGGCCACCAGCCCCTACATCAAAGCCATGCTGCTGCAGGGGAAGCTCCACCTCTTCGTGCGGGCCACGCAGGTCATGGTGGAGGAGCACGTGTTCCGCACCAGCCGCAAGAACTCCCTTTACCAGTACGACGACGAGGTAGACGCCTGGGCCAAAGTGTACGAGACGCCGGACCGCCTCTGGGATTTAGGGCGCCACTTTGAATGCGTGGTGGCCAAACTTtaccctcagtgtctccagaaAGTGCTTTGA